In one window of Arcobacter sp. F155 DNA:
- a CDS encoding (Fe-S)-binding protein, with product MKVGLFIPCFMNELYPNSSMATLKLLKKFDMDVEYPMDQTCCGQPMANSGCSKDMKTLALRFVDIFKKYDYIVAPTGSCVTMVKDHYKPFFDEDDKDYNKVKTSIYEVCEFLHDIIKVEKIDSYFPHKVGVHNSCHGHRGLKLGSPSELNIPKNNKLKNLLNLVEGIEIVELNRDDECCGFGGTFSVTEEDISVAMGKDRIKDHIDSHVEIMTGADMSCLMHMQGLVNRENKPLKIMHITEILAGEV from the coding sequence ATGAAAGTAGGTTTATTTATTCCCTGTTTTATGAATGAGTTGTATCCAAATAGTTCGATGGCAACTTTAAAACTGTTGAAGAAATTTGATATGGATGTTGAGTATCCAATGGACCAAACCTGTTGTGGGCAGCCAATGGCAAATTCAGGCTGCTCTAAAGATATGAAAACATTAGCACTTAGATTTGTAGATATTTTCAAAAAATATGATTATATCGTTGCTCCAACTGGTTCATGTGTAACTATGGTTAAAGACCATTATAAACCATTTTTTGATGAAGATGACAAAGACTACAACAAAGTAAAAACTTCTATTTATGAAGTTTGTGAGTTTTTACATGACATTATAAAAGTGGAAAAAATAGACTCCTATTTCCCTCATAAAGTAGGAGTTCATAACTCATGTCATGGTCATAGAGGTTTAAAATTAGGAAGCCCAAGTGAACTTAACATCCCTAAAAACAATAAACTAAAAAACCTACTTAACTTAGTAGAGGGAATAGAAATTGTTGAACTAAACAGAGATGATGAGTGTTGTGGTTTTGGTGGAACTTTCTCTGTAACAGAAGAAGATATTTCTGTTGCAATGGGTAAAGATAGAATTAAAGACCATATTGATTCACATGTTGAAATTATGACAGGTGCAGATATGTCATGTCTTATGCATATGCAAGGTTTAGTTAATAGAGAAAATAAACCTTTAAAAATCATGCATATTACTGAGATCCTTGCAGGGGAGGTTTAA
- a CDS encoding class I SAM-dependent methyltransferase, with amino-acid sequence MIGIDNHKFYKKAIDKYGISAQGVHWQSQFTQYLRFEIINSFIKDDIKNSSIVDAGCGFAEYLNYLKKSNLKPKNYIGLDLEQRMVTLSKERFPSEKFMVRDIVKDKLPKADYYICSGAMNILRKKQMFRFIENCLASSNKGFVFNFLKADSLNNVSCETIIDFCEGLGKEIHIKDYYLDNDITVFLKHLTD; translated from the coding sequence ATGATAGGTATAGACAATCACAAATTTTATAAAAAAGCTATTGATAAATATGGAATAAGTGCCCAAGGGGTTCATTGGCAATCTCAGTTTACCCAATATCTTAGATTTGAAATTATAAACTCATTTATAAAAGATGATATAAAAAATTCTTCTATTGTTGATGCAGGTTGTGGTTTTGCAGAGTATTTAAATTATTTAAAGAAATCAAACTTGAAACCTAAAAACTATATTGGCTTAGATTTAGAACAAAGAATGGTAACTTTAAGTAAAGAGAGATTTCCTAGCGAAAAGTTTATGGTTAGAGATATAGTAAAAGATAAACTACCAAAAGCTGACTACTATATTTGTAGTGGAGCTATGAATATACTTAGAAAAAAACAGATGTTTAGATTTATAGAAAACTGCTTGGCTTCATCTAATAAAGGCTTTGTCTTTAACTTCTTAAAAGCAGATAGTTTAAATAATGTTTCTTGTGAAACGATAATAGACTTTTGTGAAGGTTTAGGAAAAGAGATTCATATAAAAGATTACTATTTAGATAACGATATTACTGTTTTTCTAAAACACTTGACTGATTAG
- a CDS encoding dCMP deaminase family protein, with amino-acid sequence MISDRNFINIAHEIASASKCVSKQVGAVIVKDGRILSTGYNGTPTGYTNCSAHWNGEYTKDHHDWSKTYEIHAEMNALIWAARKGISIEDATIYVTLEPCSECSKNLIAAGIKRIVYDKAYEHTNSEVVSKFIKDNGVVIEQIK; translated from the coding sequence ATGATAAGTGATAGAAATTTTATAAATATTGCCCATGAAATAGCAAGTGCTTCAAAGTGTGTATCAAAACAAGTAGGTGCTGTTATTGTAAAAGATGGAAGAATACTTTCAACGGGATACAATGGAACACCAACAGGATATACTAATTGTAGTGCACATTGGAATGGAGAATATACAAAAGATCACCATGATTGGTCTAAAACATATGAAATTCATGCTGAAATGAATGCTTTAATTTGGGCAGCAAGAAAAGGTATCTCAATAGAAGATGCAACAATTTATGTAACTTTAGAGCCTTGTAGTGAGTGTTCAAAAAACTTAATAGCAGCAGGAATTAAAAGAATTGTTTATGATAAAGCATATGAACATACAAACTCTGAAGTTGTTTCAAAATTTATTAAAGATAATGGCGTAGTAATAGAACAAATAAAATGA